The following coding sequences lie in one Treponema sp. OMZ 790 genomic window:
- a CDS encoding 16S rRNA pseudouridine(516) synthase — MKTRLDRILALSGLGSRNDVKKMIRKKNCCVDGVRIVSPSFILDTDINKITIDGEPLVLRTNIYLMFNKPQGCVTSTSDPVHKTVMDYIKAPFDKMKLFPIGRLDIDTEGLLIITDDGEITHKITSPKSRTVKTYYLEFSREPSAEEFKNYCEEFEKGIVLKNGYRCLPAKFERCENKTGSARSGFLMHITEGKFHQVKKMCLSAGNELCYLRRIAVGSIVLDESLKGGEYRELSACEIDSLRDYF, encoded by the coding sequence GTGAAAACCCGTTTAGACAGAATATTGGCCTTGAGCGGTCTCGGCTCCAGAAACGATGTAAAAAAAATGATACGCAAAAAAAACTGCTGCGTGGACGGGGTGCGTATTGTTTCTCCTTCTTTTATTTTGGACACTGATATAAATAAAATCACAATAGACGGCGAACCTCTTGTGCTTAGAACAAATATTTATCTTATGTTTAATAAGCCTCAAGGCTGTGTAACTTCGACAAGCGATCCCGTGCATAAGACCGTAATGGATTATATAAAAGCTCCCTTTGACAAGATGAAGCTTTTCCCCATTGGGCGGCTTGATATAGATACTGAAGGTCTTTTGATTATTACCGATGACGGGGAAATTACCCACAAGATTACTTCGCCCAAGTCGAGAACCGTAAAAACTTATTACCTCGAATTTAGCCGAGAGCCCTCCGCCGAGGAATTTAAAAATTACTGCGAAGAATTTGAAAAGGGAATTGTTCTAAAAAACGGCTACAGATGTCTTCCCGCGAAATTTGAAAGATGTGAAAACAAAACTGGTTCTGCTAGAAGCGGATTTTTAATGCACATAACCGAGGGGAAATTTCATCAGGTAAAAAAAATGTGCTTAAGCGCAGGCAACGAACTTTGTTACCTTCGCCGCATTGCAGTCGGCTCAATCGTTTTGGATGAAAGTCTAAAAGGCGGAGAATACCGCGAACTTTCCGCCTGCGAAATAGACTCACTGAGAGATTATTTTTGA
- the rplM gene encoding 50S ribosomal protein L13: protein MKTIFLKEHEAPRSWYVIDAAGKPLGRVAAKTAAMLRGKHKVGFAPHQEIGDYVVIINAEKVAVTGNKAKDKMYYTHSGYVGGLKSINFNGLIAKKPAEPLMIAIKGMLPKGPLGRKLLTNVKVYAGPEHPHQAQNPIAVEV, encoded by the coding sequence ATGAAAACTATTTTTTTAAAAGAACATGAAGCGCCGCGCTCTTGGTACGTGATTGATGCCGCCGGGAAGCCGCTTGGACGCGTTGCTGCCAAGACTGCAGCTATGCTCAGAGGAAAACACAAAGTAGGGTTTGCTCCTCATCAGGAAATCGGTGATTATGTAGTAATTATTAATGCCGAAAAAGTAGCCGTAACAGGAAATAAGGCTAAAGATAAGATGTACTATACTCACTCCGGTTATGTAGGCGGTTTGAAATCCATCAATTTTAACGGATTAATCGCAAAAAAACCCGCTGAACCCTTGATGATAGCAATTAAAGGTATGCTTCCTAAGGGACCCCTTGGAAGAAAGCTTTTAACGAATGTGAAGGTCTATGCAGGCCCCGAACATCCTCACCAAGCACAGAACCCCATAGCGGTTGAAGTATAA
- a CDS encoding regulatory protein RecX: MIHEWLNERNSVSAVQDEDSSSASVNPFSIADICSTSSDLVKVINSEGVSFVTRRVYFDDDDFDSLVSECGCPISEISLGALLNAVKIYAAECAAMGYLHRAEHSRFQLSLKLRKKGFSASEIDPALDYLEEKRYLDDGRFARAWLNTRTVSKKEGRNRLASELALRGVGFKVIENALDDFFSEHSEEDICRSALKKQLVNGLDKPKLMQRMHRLGFSTGIVNICLEGIENKTHFF; this comes from the coding sequence GTGATTCACGAATGGTTGAACGAAAGAAATTCGGTCAGCGCGGTGCAAGACGAAGATTCCAGTTCAGCAAGCGTTAATCCTTTTTCTATTGCGGATATATGCAGCACTTCTTCAGATTTGGTGAAAGTCATCAATTCTGAAGGAGTGTCTTTTGTAACAAGGCGGGTGTATTTTGATGATGATGACTTTGATAGTCTTGTTTCGGAATGCGGCTGCCCGATAAGTGAAATATCGCTAGGAGCCTTGCTCAATGCTGTAAAGATTTATGCAGCTGAATGTGCAGCCATGGGATATCTGCATCGAGCCGAGCATTCCCGCTTTCAGCTGAGTTTAAAGCTTAGGAAAAAAGGTTTTTCAGCTTCCGAGATAGATCCTGCACTGGATTATCTTGAGGAAAAGAGATACCTTGATGACGGCAGATTTGCAAGAGCTTGGCTTAACACCAGAACTGTCAGTAAGAAAGAAGGCCGCAATAGATTGGCCTCCGAGTTGGCTTTAAGAGGTGTAGGGTTTAAGGTTATAGAAAATGCACTTGACGATTTTTTTTCAGAGCATTCTGAAGAAGATATTTGCCGAAGTGCTTTAAAAAAACAATTGGTAAATGGATTGGATAAGCCAAAGTTGATGCAAAGAATGCATAGGCTTGGTTTTTCGACTGGTATTGTAAATATATGTTTGGAGGGAATTGAAAACAAAACTCATTTTTTTTGA
- a CDS encoding alpha-hydroxy-acid oxidizing protein — protein MSINKKYKCRLCNVCDGKACIGELPGMGGVFENFNFILNCAEWKNYYTSQSHPLPRLRLAPITGAVENIGYEDERQFYFDLIGASVKADLALSIGDGYPDLKLFSGIEVLKNAKKKGAVFLKPYPQMKLFERIEASKEVAEIIGVDTDAYNIVTMRNLVNLEKKNAKDLAALKKYAKLPFAVKGVFTAYDIEVIKELKPDIAIISNHGGRIETDRGSVAAFADKHLKEIKKYTGEVWADGGLRKRADFMAASSLGIEEVLIGRPCITALLRDKENGIKNFIDSILSEDLNREASRSS, from the coding sequence ATGAGTATAAACAAAAAATATAAGTGCCGATTATGTAATGTATGCGACGGCAAAGCCTGTATAGGCGAACTTCCCGGAATGGGCGGCGTCTTTGAAAACTTTAACTTTATTTTAAACTGTGCCGAGTGGAAAAACTATTATACCTCTCAATCCCATCCTCTGCCGAGGCTCCGCCTTGCTCCGATTACGGGAGCTGTAGAAAATATCGGCTATGAGGACGAAAGGCAATTTTACTTTGACCTTATAGGAGCTTCGGTTAAGGCTGATTTGGCTTTGAGCATAGGAGACGGCTATCCCGACTTAAAACTTTTTTCAGGTATTGAAGTTTTAAAAAATGCAAAAAAGAAGGGAGCTGTCTTTTTAAAGCCCTATCCTCAGATGAAGCTTTTTGAAAGGATCGAAGCCTCAAAAGAGGTTGCCGAAATTATCGGAGTGGACACAGATGCTTATAACATAGTAACGATGAGGAACCTTGTTAACCTTGAAAAAAAGAACGCAAAAGATTTGGCTGCCTTAAAAAAATATGCAAAACTCCCCTTTGCAGTTAAGGGTGTTTTTACCGCCTATGATATCGAAGTTATAAAGGAGCTGAAACCCGACATTGCTATAATTTCAAATCACGGAGGGCGTATTGAAACCGATAGAGGAAGTGTTGCGGCCTTTGCCGATAAGCATTTAAAGGAAATAAAAAAATATACGGGAGAGGTTTGGGCAGACGGCGGCTTACGAAAAAGAGCAGATTTTATGGCTGCTTCATCTTTAGGGATTGAAGAGGTTTTAATAGGCCGCCCCTGCATTACCGCCCTTCTTAGAGATAAGGAAAACGGTATAAAAAATTTTATCGATTCGATTTTAAGTGAAGATTTAAATCGAGAAGCCTCGCGGTCAAGTTAA
- a CDS encoding class II aldolase/adducin family protein, translating into MTVDEAKSIIIKTGKKLLTSNLTVRTWGNVSVRIDSETFAITPSGYGYENLKPEHIVVLKVNKPETSGSVKPSSERFVHSSLYKADQNIKFIIHTHQKFASAVSGCFSCIPVEDEKLSSVLGETVPIAKYAPAGTKKIARHAVKCLAKSSGAIIMAQHGALCFGEDEDSAFDKAEALEELCRNLVFSEEPALALAYRRHERKALLPLINFYSSCREGDSCTVYDKNTNITVCKMDIKSGNITEGLFDFQADLHRRIYGSYPDVNFIEQSSLPAALFVSKKLNIDNCIPAFLDDFAQIAGENIFLFPFYENRAEEMNGGIVEALKKRSCVLINESGALCCVSDKDDITALKEILEKNLLALVLSWKFKNYFPISRRSAQKMRKGYIGEYSKISLKI; encoded by the coding sequence ATGACCGTTGATGAAGCAAAAAGTATTATAATAAAGACGGGAAAAAAACTTTTAACGTCTAATTTGACGGTGCGTACATGGGGTAATGTGAGTGTACGTATAGACTCCGAAACTTTTGCTATCACTCCTTCCGGATACGGGTACGAGAATTTAAAACCTGAACATATAGTTGTACTTAAAGTAAATAAGCCTGAAACTTCAGGTTCCGTTAAGCCTTCTTCAGAACGCTTTGTTCATTCAAGCCTTTACAAAGCTGATCAAAATATAAAATTTATAATTCACACACATCAAAAATTTGCTTCTGCCGTTTCAGGATGTTTTTCATGCATCCCTGTTGAAGACGAAAAACTTAGCTCTGTTTTAGGAGAGACTGTGCCGATTGCAAAATATGCGCCTGCAGGCACAAAAAAAATAGCACGCCATGCGGTAAAATGTTTGGCAAAATCTTCCGGAGCGATAATTATGGCACAGCACGGAGCTCTATGCTTTGGCGAAGATGAAGATTCTGCCTTTGACAAAGCTGAGGCTCTTGAAGAACTTTGCCGAAATCTGGTCTTTTCTGAAGAGCCGGCTTTGGCTCTTGCTTACCGGCGCCATGAAAGAAAAGCCTTACTGCCTTTGATTAATTTTTATTCCAGCTGCCGTGAAGGCGATTCTTGTACGGTTTACGATAAAAATACGAATATAACCGTTTGCAAGATGGATATAAAATCGGGAAATATAACTGAGGGGCTTTTTGACTTTCAAGCCGATTTACATAGGCGCATATACGGCTCCTATCCGGATGTTAATTTTATAGAACAAAGCTCTTTGCCCGCAGCTCTTTTTGTTTCGAAAAAGCTTAATATAGATAACTGCATACCTGCTTTTTTAGATGACTTTGCTCAAATTGCCGGAGAAAATATATTTTTATTTCCTTTCTATGAAAACAGAGCCGAAGAAATGAACGGCGGAATAGTGGAGGCTTTAAAAAAACGGTCTTGTGTTTTGATAAATGAAAGCGGAGCTCTTTGTTGTGTGTCCGATAAAGATGATATTACGGCCCTAAAAGAAATCTTAGAGAAGAATCTTTTGGCCCTTGTCCTTTCATGGAAATTTAAAAATTATTTTCCGATCAGCCGTAGGAGTGCTCAAAAAATGCGGAAAGGTTATATCGGAGAGTATTCCAAAATTAGTTTGAAAATTTAG
- the rpsI gene encoding 30S ribosomal protein S9 — protein MKNIGMGTGRRKTSVARVYIRDGKGTLMINDKDINEYFATPEQIQKAKEPLMVTAGESKYDIIITVRGGGLTGQAGACSHGIARALAQVDASNHASLKANGLLTRDSRMVERKKFGQRGARRRFQFSKR, from the coding sequence GTGAAAAATATTGGAATGGGAACAGGCCGACGAAAAACTTCGGTGGCGCGGGTATACATTCGGGATGGAAAAGGTACGTTAATGATCAATGATAAAGACATTAACGAATATTTTGCTACTCCGGAACAAATCCAAAAAGCAAAAGAACCTTTAATGGTTACTGCAGGTGAATCTAAGTATGATATTATAATCACTGTCCGCGGCGGAGGTCTTACAGGCCAAGCCGGTGCGTGTTCACACGGAATTGCAAGAGCTTTAGCTCAGGTAGATGCTTCAAATCATGCATCTTTAAAGGCTAACGGGTTGCTTACTCGTGATTCACGAATGGTTGAACGAAAGAAATTCGGTCAGCGCGGTGCAAGACGAAGATTCCAGTTCAGCAAGCGTTAA
- a CDS encoding response regulator: MYSALEVANICGVVNQTAINWIRNGYLKAFNTPGGQYRVYYEDLLLFIKERGMKIPPELQDSSDEAHWNSVIIIDDDKVLNEAISSFLNKSLPNLTVYQSFDGFDAGTQLVKNKPGFVVLDIDLPGVNGKEICKKIKTDPFFGQPYIIVITGLDDDSLEKEMKELGADSFFRKPIDFSAILSEINEVVS, from the coding sequence ATGTACTCAGCCCTTGAAGTCGCAAATATTTGCGGCGTTGTAAACCAGACTGCTATTAACTGGATTAGAAACGGTTATTTAAAAGCTTTTAATACGCCGGGCGGTCAGTATAGGGTATATTATGAAGATTTGCTTCTCTTTATAAAAGAACGCGGAATGAAGATTCCCCCCGAATTGCAGGATTCATCGGATGAGGCTCACTGGAATTCAGTTATTATTATAGACGATGATAAGGTTTTAAACGAGGCAATATCTTCTTTTTTAAATAAAAGCCTTCCTAACTTGACCGTGTATCAATCATTTGACGGATTTGATGCAGGAACCCAACTCGTAAAGAATAAACCGGGTTTTGTTGTTTTGGATATTGATCTTCCGGGAGTTAACGGTAAAGAAATATGTAAAAAAATAAAAACCGATCCTTTTTTCGGCCAGCCTTATATAATCGTTATTACGGGATTGGATGACGATAGTCTGGAAAAAGAAATGAAGGAGCTTGGAGCTGATTCTTTTTTTAGAAAACCGATAGATTTTAGCGCCATATTGAGTGAGATAAATGAGGTTGTAAGCTAG